A window of the Arachis duranensis cultivar V14167 chromosome 5, aradu.V14167.gnm2.J7QH, whole genome shotgun sequence genome harbors these coding sequences:
- the LOC107489315 gene encoding uncharacterized protein LOC107489315 yields the protein MVRHATIWWKLSTEPKAVKWCNMDLTQAEVARKLQLEELECLRNEAYARIYKEKTKAFHDHHIQKEDFQEGDEVLLYNSRLRLMPGKLRSIWEGTFKVKEIKPYGVGELFDPKGEATFKVNGHRVKKYHGYKLPKELEVFLLADAPREGEV from the coding sequence ATGGTAAGGCATGCCACCATCTGGTGGAAATTGAGCACAGAGCCTAAGGCAGTAAAGTGGTGCAACATGGATTTGACCCAAGCTGAAGTAGCCAGAAAATTACAACTAGAGGAGCTCGAGTGTTTGAGGAACGAAGCGTATGCCCGGATTTACAAAGAAAAGACTAAAGCATTCCATGACCATCACATCCAGAAAGAGGACTTTCAAGAAGGTGATGAGGTTCTCCTCTACAATTCAAGGCTTCGTTTAATGCCTGGCAAGCTCCGCTCTATATGGGAAGGAACTTTCAAGGTGAAGGAGATAAAGCCCTATGGAGTGGGGGAGTTGTTTGATCCTAAAGGTGAAGCAACCTTCAAGGTGAATGGACATAGAGTGAAGAAGTACCATGGCTACAAGCTCCCAAAAGAGCTAGAGGTGTTCCTATTGGCGGATGCACCTAGAGAAGGAGAAGTTTGA